The genomic region TCTGTTATTAGTTTCTCATAGTTCTTTGGTATCTCTTCCTTAAACCCTAATGCTTTTCTTCCTATTGCAAATGCTCCTGCTGTGTCTTTGTCTAAACTGTATTGCGGTGCATATTTTAATGCTCCTATTATTGATGTGTATGCCGGGTTTATTTCTATTATCTGAACTCCTTCTCTTTTTGCTATCGCTTTTATTTTGTCAAGTAAGCCTTTGTATATCCATTGTTGCAGTCTTTTCCTTAACTTTTTATTACCATCTCCTTTTTTTCCTTTGGGCAAGTTTTCTAATTTCTCTATCGCTATTGCTTTGTTTTGTATTATTGCTGTTTCTACTATTTTATGGGCTATCTGCCAGCTTAAATATCCTCTTTGGTCTTTTGTTTTACCTATCAATTTGTGTAGTGATATTTTATTTACTGCCTGTAAATTCCCATCTGTTTTTACTGACACCAATGCTATATGAAATGGGCTTGCATTTATGTCTATTCCTATTATTCCTTCTTCTTTTGTGATTACTGGCTCTTTTGGAAGGATTTCTTCAAATGAAATAAATGCATAAATTTGGTTGTTTATAAGCCTTATCTCTACTGAATATGGGAAATATTCTCCTGTTTTCTGTGCTTGTAGTAGTTTTGATATAAACTGTATCCATTTGTCATTTTCTCTATTTACCGCTCTTTTTATATTTGTTTTTATCCATCTTCTGTTTCCTGTGTTTATTCTGAGGGTTGGTTTTTCTTTTTCAAACTCTATCCTGGTGTTCAAATTTCCTTTCTTGCTTTTATCTCCTCTTGAGTATAGACAGCCTTTTTTTCTTTCTTCCCATTTTTG from Persephonella hydrogeniphila harbors:
- a CDS encoding IS200/IS605 family accessory protein TnpB-related protein; the encoded protein is QKWEERKKGCLYSRGDKSKKGNLNTRIEFEKEKPTLRINTGNRRWIKTNIKRAVNRENDKWIQFISKLLQAQKTGEYFPYSVEIRLINNQIYAFISFEEILPKEPVITKEEGIIGIDINASPFHIALVSVKTDGNLQAVNKISLHKLIGKTKDQRGYLSWQIAHKIVETAIIQNKAIAIEKLENLPKGKKGDGNKKLRKRLQQWIYKGLLDKIKAIAKREGVQIIEINPAYTSIIGALKYAPQYSLDKDTAGAFAIGRKALGFKEEIPKNYEKLITDKEYQKFAIEKLTKEKQKTQEILRTENNQYKKKPLKRKINDLNRQIKLLKSLYSEPQTQQSVNQWKEQMRGWQYASYKLWQVVKVALTTPVLGKSLNRDLSPLKPLLVEGDWDRIVRRLVPVSWDRGYGVDKYRQLGRYPHLNKAEYKYPSPKCS